The Hemiscyllium ocellatum isolate sHemOce1 chromosome 20, sHemOce1.pat.X.cur, whole genome shotgun sequence region TGGTAGAGGTGTACTCTGCTGGCTGCATGGATGTTACAATTCTTTTTGTATTTGTGGATGTTTTGCTTTCGTCTTTTGCGTTTTTGATCTTTGGCTATTTTTGTAGGTAAGTTGGATGATGGAAGTGGCACAGCCTTGCCCTGGGCCTGCTATTAGTCTGCAAGCTGACCTGTATGAACCAATGATACGCAAACATTGACTTATTGATTTATTTGACTGGAGGGGATAGTAATTGGGTTAAATGTTAAAAAAATTAATCTTCCATGCGATTGACTGCTGTAAGATATCAGATCAAGATGTGGACTTAATGCAGGTACTGTCTTGGTCATTCTACCTTAGTTTTGTTTAATTTAGTTGGTAATTTAACAGAGGTAATTTACGAATTGAAGAACCCTTCAGCAATGCGTATTTGATTGCTAGGCAGTATTATGGTATTTCGAAGTGGCCAATTGTGGGAGAATATAGTTTAATGTGAGTTCCATAAGCAATTTCCATTGTAATGTAGCAATTTAACAAGAAAGTTGACAAAAAACTAACAGGAATTCTGGTTCTGCGGATGTGAAATTGACAccagttttaatattttatagaTTCACTTGAATTCTGATGTTCAGATAATTAATAACTTTCGTTTTCTTTTCATGCTTGATCGTAGGGGCAGACAGTAGTGGAATGGAAACAGAGATTTGCAAAGACATCACCATTCAGAAAGAGAAACCAAGCTGTGGGACTGCTGGTGACGGAGATGCTCAAACTTTGCTGACTGAGCAAATGGAGAATGAGAATGCACTTCCTCAAACTTCAGTTAGCAATGGTGGAGAGTCAAGTGCAGAAAAGGAAATGGTCGACCTGAAAATTatttggaacaaaaacaaatatgATTTGAGAGTTCCATTGGATAGTACAGGTGCAGGTTTGAAAGAGAAGATTCACACACTCACAGGTGTGTTTTACTGGAGCGGTTTGGTTCATATTAACTTTCCTGTCATGTTCTGCAGTTGAGGATCACAGATGACAGATGGTTGGATAATGCTAAACCTTAGTATactggggaaaatgctggagtgtCATTTTTGCCATTAATTGTCCTGAATTATATAGCATATACAGTACAGAAAGTGAATTCAGTTCAGTCTTTGGTGTTCTTGCTTCACACAAGTCTATTTTCATCTCACATTATCTCACTATCATTTtacccttttattctttttctcCCTTGTCTGTATAGCTTTCTCTTAAACAATCCATGCAATTTTCATGTGTTGTGCAAATATATACATGtaatttaaattccacttttTCAACCTCGTCTTGGTGAAGAAGGTTCTCCTGAATTGCTGTTTGGATTTGAAGACCTTGTATATCTTGAATGGAGAGAACTCCTTTAAGTTACAGGAAGCAGGTTTTCTCTCTAGTCCTTGATACTTGTGTGGTCATTTCTCTCTCCCATTCAAAAAGGTACTGAGTTAATTGGATTTTCATTGTTGCAAACTAAATCAGAAGTTTGATTGCTACTATATAATGTTGTGCATTGTTAAATAGTTCATCAATGTATCTTGCCCTTGTtttaatgtaaaaaatgaggtctgcagatgctggagatcacagctgcaaatgtgttgctggtcaaagcacagcaggttaggcagcatctcaggaatagagaattcgacgtttcgagcataagcccttcatcaggaattgttttAATGTAATCCATCATCATGGAGATATTTTTCTCAGTAATTTACATATTTGGCACAAGAGTACAGTACAAAATACTGACTTGTGTATTAATTTGCTGTTTTCTTAGTCTTGTGTCAAGATCTTGAGTACCATTAAGGGAAACAGAAGTATTTATGCTGGTGCAGTTGTTATTCTGACCCTTGACTGTGCTCTACTGTCTCACCTTTTGCTGTAATTACCCAAGAGATGTTGATGGAGCATTTTGTTACATCTAAGTTGTGCTGTAGTTACCTTGAGAGAATGATTGTGCAGTATAGAAAGAGATTTAGTCTGTTTTCAGCCCATGCCTTAAAAATATTAAGTGCAGCTATAGAGGCAGCCTTGGGATATCATGCTGTGCTGGTACCTCTCACCATTGCCATGGCAGGCAcatagcacttctgcctcacggccagggacctgggttcaattccagcctcaggcgacggtctgtggagtttgcacgttctccccacgtcttcgtgagtttcctccgggtgtcacagtttcctcccacaatccaaagatatgcagattaggtgaattggccctgctaaattgctcatagtatccagggaagtgtaggttaggtgcattagtcaggggtaaatgtagagggatgggtttgggtgagatactcttcgaagggttgttgtggacttgttgggccaaatggcctattttcacactgtagggattctatgattctttgatatGAGAGATGTATAATGTTGGACAACTTGGGAGCAAGAGACCAGGGATGAGTAATTGTGTAGATAGCTCTGGGTGCAGGGGTTGGGGTGTAGATTTCATACCAGTTTTCTTATTTTCATTGATCCTGACCTGATTCTCACTGGTCATAATAACGATGAACATCTTCTCCCAATTTTTCAAGGATTGGACTAAGATCAATACTCCTTCCTCTTTGCAGGTCTCACTCCTGCTATGCAGAAAGTTATGCACAAGGGTCTGCTCCAAGAAGATAAAACTTTACGTGAAATTAAAGTGACAAATGGTGCAAAAATAATGGTAATCGGATCAACAATTAATGATGTTCTAGCGGTAAACACACCAAAGGAAGTGGTTCAACAAGAGGCCAAGGCTGAAGAGCCTAAAAAGGAACCCCTATGTAGGCAAAAGGTAAAGTGTTTTGTACAAAAAAAACCTACTGGATAATGTGAGCAGGAGGCTTTTTAGCTCCTTGAGGCTACAGCAGATCATTGAGTCTGCAACTGCAGTGGGGTCAAGCCACTCAGCCCCAGTGAGTCCATTgtcagatcatagctgatctgaaaTTTTATCATTTACTATCAATGCTCCATCTTGACTCACCTATCCAACAAATTTTCATTTAGCTCAAAGTATATTATGGGAGCAAGCGAAGCCTGATTATCTCCATGTTGTCCATGCTAGACTGCTTTTCTGACTGCATGAATTCAAAGCAGCAGAAAGCCATTAGGCACCTCTAAGCTCTGCTTTTCAATAaggtcacagctgatctgattgtggcctcaccaCCACACTCATTCCTTCCTTCTCTTCCCAATCCCACACCCCCAAAAAAGTCATTGTTATTCAAGAATCATATCCAACTCTGCCTTTAAGAGTGTTCCATGCTCCTCCACATTCACTCTGGGGAACCGGTCTGAAGATACCTGACCCTCTGGAAGAAAATGTTACACTTAAATGGGAGGATTTTCTTATTTCTAAAATGTATACATTGGTTTtagtctctcccacaagggaaataCTTCCTTTTAAGTATCCACCCTGTAATGTTCTCTGAGTTTAATTCTTTTAAGCTTAAATAGATACAAGCCCAGCCTTTCCTCTTGCTACAATTCAACTGCGATTTTCTCCCGCCGACCATAAATTCAAGTATACGTtaagtaaatctcatctgaattgCTAAtgcatttaaatctttccttaaataagaagacAATCCTTCTATAACTGTAGTcaaacatccctacttttatactctgtCTTATGACTCTCGGCAAGGGCATTCTGATGCCTATATATGTATGATTCTGTAATTTGCAGTTAAGTAAATGTGGTCATACTCCCTTTTCCTCTCACTATATTCttctgccaaatgctttctctctcactctttatccCCTTTGCAGACTACTTCTGTTCTCTCAACTTTTTTTCCTACCTCTCTTTGTATCgtcaaatttagcaaccatacatTTGGTACCTTCATTCAAGTAATTGAAAAAAGCTGTAAACAAATTGAACCTCAATCGGTGATTCTTGTGTACACCACTTGTCATCTCCCAACCTCAATGGCCCATTTATGCATGCCCTCTGTTAACTAATCAGTTACCTCTGCATGATAAATACTACCCTCTACACATGAGTTCTTATTTGCATAGTAACTTTTGTGGCATCTTGTCAACTACTTGCTGGAAATCTAACTACATGTTCACAGGTTCTCCTTTATCCCAAGTTCCTCAAGAACTCTAAATTAGTCAAACGTGATTTCTTTTCACACAACCATATTAACTCTACCTGATTTGCATTAAGATTTATGTCTTGCTAGACTCTCTTGCAGTTTGTGTTGAGCTAGTGTCGCTGTCTTCTCTAGTTTTGTGGATCAAGCTGCAGAAATAAAAGTGGATCTACTGAAACTCTACAGGATTCTTCATTAGCAAACTCCTCAGACTTTTACAACCCTTGGTCATTTTATATGCAACTCCCTGTGGGATTCATGTGTAGGCTGCAATTGGAGGATAGCTCATTGCTTTGGGTTATATGCATTTACAAGCCAGATATCTCTCCCTATCCTTTGCCAGACTGTAGTTCCTTCCATTGGTATCTAATGAAGGCACAATTGACATCTGGTCATTGGTTGAAggagagaaaataggaacagtcatagagatgtacatcatggaaacagacccttcggtccaacccgtccatgctgactagatatcccaacccaatctagtcccctctgccagcgcctggcccatatccctccaaacccttcctattcatatacccatccaaatgcctcttaaatgttgcagttgtaccagcctccaccacatcctctgacagctcattccatacacgtaccaccctctgagtgaaaaagttgccccttaggtctcttttaaatctttcccccctcaccctaaccctatgccctccagttctggactccccaaccctagggaaaagattttgtctctctctttatcctatccatgcccctcataattttgtaatctataaggtcacccctcagcctccgacgctgcagggaaaacagccctagcctgttcagcctctcccccagctcagatcctccaaccctggcaacatccttgtaaatcttttctgaaccctttcacgtttcacaactcctttccaataggaaggagaccagaattgcgcgcaatattcgaacagtggcctaaccaacgtcctgtgcagctccaacatgacctcccaactcctgtactcaatactctgaccaataaaggaaagcataccaacgctgccttcactatcctgtctacctgtgactccactttcaagaagctatgaacctgcactccaaggtctcttcgttcagcaacactccctaggatcttaccattaagtgtacaggtcctgctaagatttgctttcccaaaatgcagcatctcacgtttatctgaattaagctccatctgccactcctcagcccattggcccatgtggtccagatcctgttgtaatctgaggtaaccctcttcgctatccacgacacctccaattttggtgtcatctgcaaacttactaactgtacctcttatgctcacatccaaataatttatgtaaatgtcaaaaagtagagggcccagtccTTCAAGTCTGCTATGCCATTCAACTGAATACCCTGTTTACCACTTTTTCCCTATGTACTTTTATtactttagccctaagaacaacCTAACTCCTCCTTGAAGGCATTCAttgttttggcctcaatcactTCTTTTTTTCCCTGTGGCAAAGATTTTCACAACCTCACTACTCCAAGAAATTACCCCTCATCTCCgatctaaatggcctaccctggtCCTTAGATTGCAACCCCTTGTTCTCGGCATAAAGTAACTTTTCATAATTATAGAATGGTTACAGTACAGGAGACCAAGGTTAAAGTTCcaactgctccagaagtgtgtaaaaacattgctgaACAAGTTGACTAGAAAATATCTAGAATAGTTACAGCAGAGAAGGGGCTTTTGGGTCTTTTCTGTTTGGATAGTTTCAAAAACTATTCAGCTCGTCTCACTCTCTCCATGTTCATGTAGTCCTACTTTTCAGATAATTGTCCATGTTTCCTTTTGAAGGTCTGCATTGAATTTGGCTCTGTTGCTttctctggcagtgcatttcaggatttaatttttaaaaaaaattcttttcccTCCTGCTGCCTTAGATTATTTTGCCATTAATCTAAAATGTCTCTGTAGTTCTTGACCATTCTGCTAATTGGAAccatttcctttctctctctcaattttGACCTGGATCTGATGACTTTTGAGCAcctctatcaaatttcctctcCACCTTCAGtgatgagaacagccccaagtttACTAGTCTGTCCAGATATCTGGTTTCAAGGATTCTCAATCTTTCTGCAAACTCTCCAATGTCTTCATCCTTTCTGAGTGTCGCATCCAGAAGTTCTGTTGTGGCCAAACGTATGTTATATGAAGGTGGTTGATAACTCACTTTGTACTCTACCTCTAaattaaattttcttttaaaCATCTGTTTCTTATTATGTCCTGCCAGCTTCAAAGATTCCTGTGCATACACTTCCATATTTTTGCCTTTTTTAGAAATATATCCTTATGTTTGGTTGGAAGAACAAGGATAGGTATCACTTTACAACTTTTtgtattgaatttcatctgccatgtatctcCTAAGTCCTCTCGCCATCCTCCTGTCAGTTCATTATACTCGTAGCTtttaccatctgcaaatttagaaattgtACTTCATCACCTTCCTCTGCATGGGTGGGGGTATGATTTAGAGAAAGGAATTCATTACGCCGTCCAATGTTCTTAAATTTAAGCACTGTTGTAATGTAATGCCCACCCTTGGTgtacacttttttttcaaaaaaaaaaggtgcTGCTTGTTTGCTTCCAGCAAAAATCTTTTGCACCGGTGGAAAGAAGGCTCCCAAGAGACTTTTTTTCTTGTTGAAGATTCTCATtctaaggggcatggataaactAAACTTAAATAAAGCACACACTGGCTGTGGCACATACTTTAGCTCAGGGAGGTAGATACCTGGAATAGATTGCCTAAAGGAAGTAAtttgggtttggagggatatggaccaggtgctggcaggtgggactggattgggttgggatatctggtcggcatggatgggttggaccaaagggtatgtttccatgctgtacgtctctgactCTGGTCTTGGACAGAACTTGATGAAGTTGAGTAGTTTGTTTTTAGTATTGTTCTGAGGCAGTTTAGGATGCAATTTATTGAACTTTGGGATTGTTAAGATGTACCTTATGTATGTTCCTGCAGTTCACAGGAAGGGGTTCAGTAAAATACAACTGAGTGCTCTTTTCCACCACACTATCATTGGGGGAAATACTTTCAGACTGGCGTTTCAAGTGAGTTTACTTAGCTGTGTCTTTGACGTCCTATGATTTCATCGGCTGCTTTTTTCCTTCTAGCAACACAGGAAAGTGTTAGATAAAGGAAAACCGGAAGATGTCATGCCATCCATTAAAGGTGTTAAGGTAAGTTGCTGCATTTGGTGTTTGCTGTGCTTTGTGAAAGATCCTTGGTGTTTCTACCTGTTGCCTATGATCGATAAGGATCTGCcttgtttataaattgaaaattaTGGGTTCAAGATCTACTGAAGATATTTGAGTGCAAgtatccatgctgactctcagtactgagggagtttgcCATCTTTGAGCTATAGATCTCTCCACTGGTTGTGAAAAATCTCCTGAGATTTTTTTCCTGGCTGTAATAGGAAGGGGAGTTCCTGCTGATAATTTGTAAAATATCTTTTGAAAATCCAGATATATCGGAGAGCTTGCGGAAGGTTGCAAACCAAAGAAAATCACTGACTGAGAAATCTGCCCGTCACTGCTGATCTTTTTACTCATGAGAATTTTCAGACTGTACGCACAGCTAAGCCTCATTTAGAGTACCTCCTCAAAAATTGCAGAGACAAACGTAGGGTAAAGCTTTTTTTGACACTGAcggctctaggacatctctgcagcagtAACTGAGTAGTGTCCTTGGTTTAACCATCTTtaactacttcatcaatgacattccctccatcataacatcATCACCATTCACAAATCCTCACACTGGAGCAGTCCATACCAAAATGCAAAAAGATCTCGACAGTATCCAAGCTTGGTCTCTTAAAtgataagtaacatttgtgcagaacaaatggcaggcagtgattaTTTTCAACAAGAGAATCTTAACTCTTGCACCTTGACATTCAGTAGTATGACACTGATTCCCCTGGAGGTTACTATTGACCTGAAATTCAACTGGATTAACCACGTTAAGTATGATTGCCTCAGACCTGTTCTTGTAGCAATGAAAAccaagagctgcagatgctgtatatcagaaacaaatagaagttgctggaaaagctcagcaggtctggcagcatcagaactgctgagcttttccagcaatctgttTCTTTTGAGGCAATGATTTATTAGTAACTTACCCTCATGATttgccaaagcctgtccacaaggcaCATGCCAGGAGAATGATGGAATGCTTCCTACTTCCCTGGTTGATTACAGCTCTAACAACAATCAAGCTTGACATCGGAACAAACCATAACTGCAAATGTACAGACCCTCTATCACTGCTACTCAGCAGCAgaatgtaccatctacaagatgtgctgAAGAATTTCACCAAGTTTCCATTTGCTTCCAAACAAATGACCATTGCCAACTAGAATTGCAGGAtggcagatacatgagaacatcatctgcaagttcccttccaagttacTCAAGGTCCAGGCTTGCaactatatcactattccttctgtgtcactgagtcaaattgTAGAATTCCCTCCCTTTAATATGTGTAGGTGTACCTATACcaaatggactgtagtggttcaaaaggcagctcacaaccatccATTAGATATGGGCAGTAAATACattgaagttttttaaaaattccatgaaGCACTCCAAAATTGGCTGTTGAATAAAGGTCCTTGCATGCTTTTGTCTACTATAACCCCCCCACCCTGAACCCAAGTAGGCTGTATTGGTGTGATTGTCTACAAAGGCAGTTTAATTTGTTGTATCTAAGTTTGTAACTTCCATTTTGCAATTTGGCTCCCCTAATGGTTGAGATTTGTAATTCTTGGAAGTGCTCACTCTAATGTGTTGAATGGGGGCAGTCTGATAAGCCACTTTATCCTTCAAAGGGCTGTGATACTAACTCGTTCACCCTGAACATTCTGCAGGAGCGTTTACCGAGTGTACCGTTATCTGGCATGTACAACAAGTCAAGTGGAAAAGTAAGATTAACCTTCAAACTGGAGCAGGACCAGCTCTGGATTGGAACCAAGGGTGAGTGTTACAGTGCATATGTTGCTTTGATTTGATAGGTATAatcagtaggtttgcagatgacattaaaattggaagtgtggtagacagcaaagaaggttacatcaatgcaacgggatcttgatcagatgggtcagtgggctgaggagtggcagatggagtttaattttagataaatgagaggtgctgcattttggaaaggcaaatcagagcaggacatgtacacttaatggtaaggtcacagggaatgttgttgaacaaagagaccttgaagtgcaggttcatagctccttgaaagtggagtcacaagtagataggatagtgaagaaagctgttggtatgctttcctttattggtcagaatgctgagtagatgagttgggaggtcatgttgtggctaaacatgacattggttaggccactttcggaatattgcgtgcaattctggtctccttactataggaaggatgttgtgaaacatgaaagggttcagaaaagatttacaaagtaggaggatttgagctacacggacaggctgaataggctggggttgctttccctgaagtgagaggctgaggggtgatcttatagaggtttataaaatcataaggggcatggatggggtaaatagacaaagtcttatccCTGTGGgcagggagtgcagaactagagggtataggtttagggggtgagaggggaaagatataaaagggacctatggggcaactttttcgtgcagtggatggtgcgtgtatggaatgagctgccagaggaagcggtggaggctggttcaattgcaacattttagaaggcatctggatgggtgtatgaataggaagcgttcagagggacatgggccaaatgctggcaagcagaactagattaatttacgatatctggttggcatagacgagttggaccaaagcgtctatttctgtgttgtacatatCTAACGATGACTCATTGCTCTCTTTTGGAACAAACCTTGTATGTGGAATGATGCTTGCAGATCCATTCTGAGGAATTGTTAGAATATGCTTATGTAAGTGCAAATTGTTGCAGTGGAAGGTATCTGGCAGTTTTCTTTTCTGGTGTCACCCATATTTTAAATGGATTTtctggctgattttttttttaattactccATCCTAAAATATAATAGAAAACAAACGAGCTGAGAGCAATTGAAAAAAGTCGGTAAGTGAGATTAATTGGATAATTGGTTGAAAGTGTTCTTGGGAACAATAGCTAAATGGACTCCC contains the following coding sequences:
- the ubfd1 gene encoding ubiquitin domain-containing protein UBFD1 isoform X2, which codes for MWADSSGMETEICKDITIQKEKPSCGTAGDGDAQTLLTEQMENENALPQTSVSNGGESSAEKEMVDLKIIWNKNKYDLRVPLDSTGAGLKEKIHTLTGLTPAMQKVMHKGLLQEDKTLREIKVTNGAKIMVIGSTINDVLAVNTPKEVVQQEAKAEEPKKEPLCRQKQHRKVLDKGKPEDVMPSIKGVKERLPSVPLSGMYNKSSGKVRLTFKLEQDQLWIGTKERTEKIPMGSIKNVITEPIEGHEDYHMMAFQLGPTEASYYWVYWVPTQYVDAIKDTVLGKWQYF
- the ubfd1 gene encoding ubiquitin domain-containing protein UBFD1 isoform X1 — its product is MAARDGADSSGMETEICKDITIQKEKPSCGTAGDGDAQTLLTEQMENENALPQTSVSNGGESSAEKEMVDLKIIWNKNKYDLRVPLDSTGAGLKEKIHTLTGLTPAMQKVMHKGLLQEDKTLREIKVTNGAKIMVIGSTINDVLAVNTPKEVVQQEAKAEEPKKEPLCRQKQHRKVLDKGKPEDVMPSIKGVKERLPSVPLSGMYNKSSGKVRLTFKLEQDQLWIGTKERTEKIPMGSIKNVITEPIEGHEDYHMMAFQLGPTEASYYWVYWVPTQYVDAIKDTVLGKWQYF